From the genome of Haloferax sp. Atlit-12N:
GCCCTCGCCCCCGAGAACACGCTCGCCGCCTTCGATGCGGCCGCGAAGCGACTCGACTGGGTCGAACTCGACGTCCGACGGTGCGGCTCCGGCGAACTCGTCGTCTTCCACGACGAGACGCTCGACCGCGTGACCGGCGCGACCGGCCGCGTCGCCGACACGAGCCTCGCGGACCTGCGGAAACTCACAATCGGCGACTCCGACGAGTCGATTCCGACGCTCGCCGCGGTGTTCGACGCCCTACCGGACCGCGTCGCGGTCAACGTCGAACTGAAAGAGATCGGTCTCGCCGACGACCTCGCGGCCGTCGTGGGTGACGCGGAACACGAGGTGCTCGTCTCGTCGTTCGACGCCGACGCGCTCCGCGAGGTGCGCGAGGCGAGCGTGCTCCCGCTCGCCTTTCTCTTCGCGGCCGACTGGGGGAGCGCGCTCTCGGTCGCCACCGCGCTGAACTGCACGGCCGTCCACCCGCACTACGACCTGCTCTCGTCGGCGCGGGTCGAGGAGGCGCACGACCGCGGCTTCGAGGTCAACGCGTGGACGGTCCCCGACCGCGAGGTCGCGCGGCGACTCCGAGAGTACGGTGTCGATGGCGTCATCGTCGACGACCCGGCACTCGCCGAGTGAACTACCGAGTCCGGGCGTCGCCGCGGAACGCCTGAAACGCCGTCTGGTTCCGTTGTACGCCGACCGCGAGCGAGACGAGCGCGACGACAATGCAGCCCCCGACAACGGCGGTCGGAAGAACCCCGTCAGGGAGGTAGCCGTTCGCCATCCCGAGTTCGACGCAGGTCCCGGCGAAGACGGCGGCCAGCGCCGCGGAGATGAAGTCGGGTTCTCCCTCGTCGGCGTAGTATGCCGCG
Proteins encoded in this window:
- a CDS encoding glycerophosphodiester phosphodiesterase; protein product: MRAIGHRGCPALAPENTLAAFDAAAKRLDWVELDVRRCGSGELVVFHDETLDRVTGATGRVADTSLADLRKLTIGDSDESIPTLAAVFDALPDRVAVNVELKEIGLADDLAAVVGDAEHEVLVSSFDADALREVREASVLPLAFLFAADWGSALSVATALNCTAVHPHYDLLSSARVEEAHDRGFEVNAWTVPDREVARRLREYGVDGVIVDDPALAE